A region of Natribaculum luteum DNA encodes the following proteins:
- a CDS encoding tRNA sulfurtransferase produces MHPPGADVVLVRHGDVNTKSTQVKRYMVGMLADNLEALLEDRSVPGDVERRWNRPLIHTTEDAVEDATTVAADTFGVVSASAALTVSPELEAISEALAETARAHYDGGSFAVDARRADKDLPFTSEDVAYEGGDAIWAAVEDEFEPEVDLEDPDLTFGVEVREDAAYLYLETVDGPGGLPLGSQAPMVALVSGGIDSPVAAYELMRRGSPVIPVYVDLGDYGGPDHEARAYETVRSLARYAPNFEMDVYRVPGGDTVSLLAETMEQGRMLSLRRFFYRVAERIAERVDASGIVTGEAVGQKSSQTAQNLGVTSHATNLPIHRPLLTWDKQDIVARAREIDTFTDSTIPAGCNRIAPDQAETNARLEPLLEAEPDDVLERADEAAANATLIEL; encoded by the coding sequence ATGCACCCACCAGGAGCTGACGTCGTTCTCGTCCGTCACGGGGACGTGAACACGAAGAGCACGCAGGTAAAGCGGTACATGGTGGGGATGCTCGCCGACAACCTCGAGGCCCTCCTGGAGGACCGATCGGTCCCCGGTGACGTCGAACGGCGCTGGAACCGACCCCTGATCCACACGACCGAGGACGCGGTCGAAGACGCGACCACGGTCGCAGCCGACACCTTCGGCGTCGTCTCCGCGAGCGCCGCCCTCACGGTATCGCCCGAACTCGAGGCGATCAGCGAGGCGCTCGCCGAGACCGCCCGCGCCCACTACGATGGGGGTTCGTTCGCCGTCGACGCCCGCCGGGCCGACAAGGACCTCCCCTTCACCAGCGAGGACGTCGCCTACGAGGGCGGCGACGCCATCTGGGCGGCGGTCGAAGACGAGTTCGAACCCGAAGTTGACCTCGAGGATCCCGACCTCACCTTCGGCGTCGAGGTCCGCGAGGACGCCGCGTACCTCTACCTCGAGACGGTCGACGGACCAGGCGGCCTACCGCTTGGCTCGCAGGCACCCATGGTCGCGCTCGTCAGCGGCGGGATCGACTCGCCCGTCGCCGCCTACGAACTGATGCGACGCGGCAGTCCCGTGATCCCCGTCTACGTCGACCTCGGCGACTACGGCGGCCCCGACCACGAGGCGCGGGCGTACGAGACCGTCCGCTCGCTCGCCCGGTACGCGCCGAACTTCGAGATGGACGTCTACCGCGTCCCCGGCGGCGACACCGTCTCCCTGCTGGCCGAGACGATGGAACAGGGGCGGATGCTCTCGCTGCGACGCTTCTTCTACCGCGTCGCCGAACGAATCGCCGAGCGCGTCGACGCCAGCGGGATCGTCACCGGCGAGGCCGTCGGCCAGAAGTCGAGCCAGACCGCCCAGAACCTCGGCGTCACGAGTCACGCGACGAACCTCCCCATCCACCGGCCGTTGCTCACCTGGGACAAACAGGATATCGTCGCTCGCGCCCGCGAGATCGACACCTTCACCGACTCGACGATCCCCGCCGGTTGCAACCGGATCGCCCCCGACCAGGCCGAGACGAACGCGCGACTCGAGCCACTCCTCGAGGCCGAACCCGACGACGTACTCGAGCGCGCCGACGAGGCGGCGGCGAACGCGACGCTGATCGAACTGTGA
- a CDS encoding DUF5804 family protein, which produces MTRVCLIGSPEVNLRYELLSRETSREALATYDLERPFENALAVRTVSVGAAVSLLNDLQWYLVRFVDEALVREPSVSESEWLSRDLAESLRNGEVDPEKTGEFLKVYGVERADAGGDPGDADAGTDAETAESGEAATTVPPATDRLVEPLFVRRTDGEVPEYDLRDVEDTLVVRLTESEFSP; this is translated from the coding sequence GTGACGCGCGTCTGTCTCATCGGCTCCCCGGAGGTGAACCTGCGGTACGAACTCCTCTCTCGAGAGACCTCCCGCGAGGCGCTCGCGACCTACGACCTCGAGCGTCCCTTCGAGAACGCGCTGGCCGTCCGCACGGTAAGCGTCGGGGCCGCAGTGTCGCTGCTCAACGACCTCCAGTGGTACCTCGTCCGGTTCGTCGACGAGGCGCTCGTCCGCGAACCGAGCGTCAGCGAATCGGAGTGGCTCTCGCGCGACCTCGCCGAGTCGCTGCGAAACGGTGAGGTCGACCCCGAGAAGACCGGCGAGTTCCTGAAAGTCTACGGCGTCGAGCGAGCCGACGCCGGCGGTGACCCGGGCGACGCCGACGCTGGTACGGACGCCGAGACGGCGGAAAGCGGCGAGGCGGCGACGACGGTGCCACCCGCGACCGACCGACTCGTCGAACCGCTTTTCGTCCGCCGCACCGACGGCGAGGTGCCCGAGTACGACCTCCGGGACGTCGAGGACACGCTCGTCGTCCGGCTCACGGAATCCGAGTTCTCGCCGTGA
- a CDS encoding PLP-dependent cysteine synthase family protein yields the protein MKGSILDTIGSPLVQVDSPEGAAVAAKIESFNPGGSAKDRPAMAMVYAAERDGILEPGDRIVEPTSGNTGIGLALVCAARGYDLTIVMPASKSEERRRIMAAYGADLELVEGDMTDARERADEIEAEGAVQLGQFENPANPEAHYRTTGEEIVEQVGDREVDAFVAGVGTGGTLSGVGRRLREEFPDVEIVAVEPERNPVLSTGESGQDEFQGMGPGFVSDNLDVDLIDDVETVRLEDAEEECRRLAREEGILIGQSSGATSLVAQKVARRIADPDQSCPEPASSFERQFGDPAEADDESGDDAEDCPLVVTVFWDSGERYLSTGLFD from the coding sequence ATGAAAGGAAGCATCCTGGACACTATCGGGTCTCCGCTCGTCCAGGTGGACTCACCCGAGGGGGCGGCGGTCGCCGCCAAGATCGAGTCGTTCAATCCCGGCGGATCGGCCAAAGACCGCCCCGCGATGGCGATGGTCTACGCGGCCGAACGCGACGGGATCCTCGAGCCGGGCGATCGGATCGTCGAACCGACCAGCGGGAACACCGGCATCGGCCTCGCGCTCGTCTGTGCCGCCCGCGGGTACGACCTCACGATCGTCATGCCGGCCTCGAAGTCCGAGGAGCGTCGCCGGATCATGGCCGCCTACGGCGCCGACCTCGAGCTCGTCGAGGGGGACATGACCGACGCCCGCGAGCGGGCGGACGAGATCGAAGCCGAGGGTGCAGTACAGCTGGGGCAGTTCGAGAACCCCGCGAACCCGGAGGCACACTACCGGACGACCGGCGAGGAGATCGTCGAACAGGTCGGCGACCGCGAGGTCGACGCCTTCGTCGCGGGCGTCGGCACCGGCGGGACGCTGTCCGGTGTCGGCCGACGGCTCCGCGAGGAGTTCCCCGACGTGGAGATCGTCGCGGTCGAACCCGAACGCAACCCCGTCCTCTCGACCGGCGAGTCCGGGCAGGACGAGTTCCAGGGGATGGGGCCCGGATTCGTCAGCGACAACCTCGACGTCGACCTGATCGACGACGTCGAGACGGTCAGACTCGAGGACGCAGAGGAGGAGTGTCGCCGCCTCGCGCGAGAGGAGGGGATCCTGATCGGCCAGTCCAGCGGCGCAACGAGCCTCGTCGCCCAGAAAGTCGCCCGCCGGATCGCAGATCCCGACCAGTCCTGTCCTGAGCCCGCGAGTTCGTTCGAACGACAGTTCGGCGACCCAGCGGAAGCCGACGACGAATCGGGCGACGACGCGGAGGACTGTCCGCTCGTCGTCACCGTCTTCTGGGACAGCGGCGAACGGTACCTCTCGACCGGGCTGTTCGACTGA
- a CDS encoding globin-coupled sensor protein yields the protein MGDSQQFGAVGYSSRVDAQDLVERIGLTEEEIEWRKQFIDFTDDDVERLRRYEETFNLRGDDVAEMFYEKIEENPQVLDVLERSPRSVEQLKWSQKMYLMTLATGEYDQEYFENRARIGKLHDMLDMPMKHYVGQYGVYYNLLLPIISEQIQQDISEAIREAIERQEELRDDDRESGGRLSSLLGRRNDDDDADEAFDTTISELEGELSERIDERIDELHSLLKVLNLDMQVAIDTYIDSYSNVEGLLEHQRDVTSQVSHAMQDISTAGEAIARSVDDINRSVDEQSEQTRRAAAEMQDVSGSIEELATTTDAIAGRDDEILEQVETGEERCERALEAMTDVSDVGQRVHRDVEELHETVDEIDDLVDTIADAAEETKTLAVNANLEAKRSGGGEGFNVVADEFKYLSEEIKNRTNEIDARVESVREQTDETVSSLEDNQRRVAESVDEITALDDSLDEIRKRVDEFTTEVGDLSSLVDEQAANAKEMAVLIDAIDDEARSISDDLDDVTDAIEEQFSKIETIESVVTELAEAGERRVGSYGEQMS from the coding sequence ATGGGGGACTCCCAACAGTTCGGTGCAGTCGGATACAGTAGCCGCGTCGACGCACAGGACCTGGTCGAGCGAATTGGACTCACCGAAGAGGAGATCGAGTGGCGAAAGCAGTTCATCGACTTTACGGACGACGACGTCGAACGACTCCGACGGTACGAGGAGACGTTCAACCTCCGTGGTGACGACGTCGCCGAGATGTTCTACGAAAAGATCGAGGAGAATCCACAGGTACTCGACGTCCTCGAGCGGTCACCGCGAAGCGTCGAGCAGCTCAAGTGGTCCCAGAAGATGTACCTGATGACGCTCGCGACTGGCGAGTACGACCAGGAGTACTTCGAGAATCGTGCCCGCATCGGCAAGCTCCACGACATGCTCGACATGCCGATGAAACACTACGTCGGCCAGTACGGCGTCTACTACAACCTGCTCCTTCCGATCATCTCGGAACAGATCCAACAGGACATCTCTGAGGCGATCAGAGAGGCGATCGAACGGCAAGAAGAACTCCGGGACGACGACCGGGAGAGTGGCGGACGGCTCTCCTCGCTTCTCGGACGTCGCAACGACGACGACGACGCAGACGAGGCGTTCGACACGACGATCTCGGAACTCGAGGGAGAACTCTCCGAGCGCATCGACGAGCGCATCGACGAACTCCACTCGCTACTCAAGGTCCTCAATCTGGACATGCAGGTCGCGATCGACACGTACATCGACTCCTACTCGAACGTCGAGGGCCTGCTGGAGCACCAACGGGACGTCACGAGCCAGGTCTCACACGCGATGCAGGACATCTCGACGGCCGGCGAGGCGATCGCCCGGAGCGTCGACGACATCAATCGATCCGTCGACGAACAGTCCGAGCAGACGCGACGGGCGGCGGCGGAAATGCAGGACGTAAGCGGCTCGATCGAGGAACTCGCGACGACGACAGACGCGATCGCCGGCCGTGACGACGAGATCCTAGAGCAGGTCGAAACCGGCGAGGAGCGCTGTGAACGGGCACTGGAGGCGATGACCGACGTCAGCGACGTCGGCCAGCGCGTTCACCGGGACGTCGAGGAGCTCCACGAGACGGTCGACGAGATCGACGACCTCGTCGACACGATCGCCGACGCTGCAGAGGAGACGAAGACGCTCGCGGTCAACGCGAACCTGGAGGCCAAGCGATCCGGTGGCGGTGAGGGATTCAACGTCGTCGCCGACGAGTTCAAGTACCTCTCCGAGGAGATCAAGAACCGCACGAACGAGATCGACGCGCGAGTCGAATCGGTCCGAGAGCAGACCGACGAGACGGTATCCTCCCTCGAGGACAACCAGCGACGCGTGGCCGAGAGCGTAGACGAAATCACGGCTCTCGACGACAGTCTCGACGAGATCCGCAAGCGCGTCGACGAGTTCACGACGGAAGTCGGGGACCTCTCCTCGCTCGTCGACGAGCAGGCCGCGAACGCAAAAGAGATGGCCGTGCTGATCGACGCGATCGACGACGAGGCACGGTCGATCAGTGACGATCTGGACGACGTCACCGACGCGATCGAAGAGCAGTTCTCGAAAATCGAGACGATCGAGTCAGTCGTGACGGAGTTAGCCGAGGCAGGCGAACGACGGGTCGGCAGCTACGGCGAGCAGATGTCGTAG
- a CDS encoding TlpA family protein disulfide reductase, giving the protein MSLETMRPNPTWDAASYEDTVDVFAAHRDELVYRVWGGDWCKDCRALLPDFAAALEAAEVPGERVEEIPVDHDKQGPKVEAFDVEYIPTVVVEHAPDDPDEGEEIARFVESERLPPAIYLAEQIEDALETA; this is encoded by the coding sequence ATGAGTCTCGAAACCATGCGGCCGAACCCGACGTGGGACGCCGCGTCGTACGAGGACACCGTCGACGTCTTCGCCGCACACCGCGACGAACTGGTCTACAGGGTCTGGGGTGGCGACTGGTGTAAAGACTGCCGGGCGCTGCTTCCCGACTTCGCGGCGGCGCTCGAAGCCGCGGAGGTCCCCGGCGAACGCGTCGAGGAGATTCCCGTCGACCACGACAAACAGGGGCCGAAAGTCGAGGCGTTCGACGTCGAGTACATCCCGACGGTCGTCGTCGAGCACGCCCCCGACGATCCGGACGAGGGCGAGGAGATCGCCCGGTTCGTCGAGAGCGAGCGACTCCCACCGGCGATCTACCTCGCCGAGCAGATCGAAGACGCGCTCGAGACCGCCTAG
- a CDS encoding thioredoxin domain-containing protein — MESPTQRNRLDEEESPYLRQHADNPVNWQPWDEAALEAARERDVPIFLSIGYSACHWCHVMEDESFADETVAEFLNEHFVPIKVDREERPDVDSIYMTVCQLVTGGGGWPLSVWLTPEGKPFYVGTYFPREPKRGQPGFLQVLENVHNSWENDREEVENRAAQWTAAATDRLEETPDAVAASEPPTSDVLESAADAALRNADREYGGFGSSGPKFPQPSRLHALFRVADRTGRDEYREVAVETLDAMASGGLYDHVGGGFHRYCVDRDWTVPHFEKMLYDNAEIPRAFLAGYQQTGDDRYAEVVRETLAFVDRELTHDEGGFFSTLDAQSEAESGEREEGAFYVWTPEEVRDVLEDETDADLFCRRFDVTESGNFEGATVLNVETSIGDLAAAFDLEESEVETRLESAREAIVEAREQRPRPNRDEKVLAGWNGLMISAFAEAAVVLGEDAYADSAVDALEFVRDRLWDADEQRLSRRYKDGEVAVDGYLEDYAFLARGALGCYEATGEVTHLAFALDLARTIESEFWDDDRGTLYFTPESGESLVTRPQELDDSSTPSSAGVAVETLLALDHFTDEEFETIAERVLETHANRLESNPLQHVTLCLAADRLEAGPLEVTVAAGEVPDTWRDRFGEAYLPDRLFARRPPTESGLEAWLEQLELEDAPPIWAGREARDGEPTLYVCRSRTCSPPVHDVDDALEWVGEVGSDDGE, encoded by the coding sequence ATGGAATCTCCGACCCAGCGAAATCGCCTGGACGAGGAGGAAAGCCCCTACCTGCGCCAGCACGCGGACAACCCCGTCAACTGGCAGCCGTGGGACGAGGCGGCCCTCGAGGCGGCCCGCGAGCGCGACGTGCCAATCTTCCTCTCGATCGGCTACTCGGCGTGTCACTGGTGTCACGTCATGGAAGACGAGAGCTTCGCGGACGAGACGGTCGCCGAGTTCCTGAACGAGCACTTCGTCCCGATCAAGGTCGACCGCGAGGAGCGCCCGGACGTCGACAGCATCTACATGACCGTCTGCCAGCTCGTGACCGGCGGTGGCGGCTGGCCACTCTCCGTGTGGCTCACGCCCGAGGGGAAACCGTTCTACGTCGGCACCTACTTCCCGAGAGAGCCAAAGCGCGGCCAGCCCGGCTTCCTCCAGGTGCTCGAGAACGTCCACAACTCCTGGGAGAACGACCGCGAGGAGGTCGAAAACCGCGCCGCCCAGTGGACCGCGGCGGCGACAGATCGCCTCGAGGAGACGCCCGACGCCGTCGCCGCGAGCGAACCGCCGACGAGCGACGTCCTCGAGTCGGCGGCCGACGCGGCCCTCCGGAACGCCGACCGCGAGTACGGCGGCTTCGGCTCGAGCGGGCCGAAGTTCCCCCAGCCGTCGCGGCTGCACGCGCTCTTCCGGGTCGCCGACCGGACGGGACGCGACGAGTACCGCGAGGTCGCCGTAGAGACCCTCGACGCGATGGCGTCCGGTGGACTCTACGACCACGTCGGCGGCGGCTTCCACCGCTACTGTGTCGACCGCGACTGGACGGTTCCCCACTTCGAGAAGATGCTGTACGACAACGCCGAGATTCCGCGGGCGTTTCTCGCTGGCTACCAGCAGACCGGCGACGACCGGTACGCCGAGGTCGTCCGCGAGACCCTCGCGTTCGTCGACCGGGAGCTGACCCACGACGAGGGTGGCTTCTTCAGTACGCTCGACGCCCAGAGCGAAGCCGAGAGCGGCGAACGGGAAGAGGGTGCGTTCTACGTCTGGACGCCCGAGGAAGTCCGGGACGTCCTCGAGGACGAGACGGACGCCGACCTCTTCTGCCGTCGGTTCGACGTCACCGAGTCGGGCAACTTCGAGGGGGCGACCGTGCTGAACGTCGAGACTTCGATCGGGGACCTGGCTGCAGCGTTCGATCTCGAGGAGAGCGAGGTCGAGACTCGACTCGAGTCCGCCCGCGAGGCGATCGTCGAGGCTCGCGAGCAGCGTCCCCGGCCGAACCGCGACGAGAAGGTGCTCGCGGGCTGGAACGGGCTGATGATCTCGGCGTTCGCCGAGGCCGCAGTCGTCCTCGGCGAGGACGCGTACGCCGACAGCGCGGTCGACGCCCTCGAGTTCGTCCGCGACCGGCTCTGGGACGCCGACGAGCAGCGACTCTCCCGCCGGTACAAAGACGGCGAGGTCGCCGTCGACGGCTACCTCGAGGACTACGCCTTCCTCGCTCGCGGTGCGCTGGGGTGTTACGAGGCCACCGGCGAGGTCACTCACCTCGCCTTCGCGCTCGACCTCGCGCGGACGATCGAGTCGGAGTTCTGGGACGACGATCGGGGGACCCTGTACTTCACCCCCGAGAGCGGCGAGTCGCTCGTCACCCGCCCGCAGGAACTCGACGACAGTTCGACGCCGTCGTCGGCGGGCGTCGCCGTCGAGACGCTGCTCGCCCTCGATCACTTCACCGACGAGGAGTTCGAGACCATCGCCGAGCGCGTCCTCGAGACTCACGCCAACCGCCTCGAGTCGAATCCACTCCAGCACGTCACGCTCTGTCTCGCCGCCGACCGGCTCGAGGCGGGGCCACTCGAGGTGACGGTCGCGGCCGGCGAGGTGCCCGATACCTGGCGCGATCGGTTCGGCGAGGCGTACCTGCCGGACCGGCTGTTCGCCCGTCGACCGCCCACGGAATCGGGACTCGAGGCGTGGCTCGAGCAACTCGAACTCGAGGACGCCCCGCCGATCTGGGCCGGTCGAGAGGCCCGCGACGGCGAACCGACGCTGTACGTCTGCCGGTCGCGAACGTGTTCGCCGCCGGTCCACGACGTCGACGACGCCCTCGAGTGGGTGGGCGAGGTCGGGTCGGACGACGGGGAGTGA
- a CDS encoding dihydrofolate reductase encodes MSGSIDAGLETDHELVAIVAVAENGVIGRDGEMPWHLPEDLKHFKQVTTGHPVIMGRVTYESILEGLGEPLPGRTTVVLTSRDLETPENVVTASDLEEALEAADRAAEKRHDGADRIFVAGGATVYEQLLPAVDRLIVTEVHDSPEGDAYFPTWDREAWREVSRDERDGFAFVEYVRR; translated from the coding sequence ATGAGCGGGTCGATCGACGCGGGCCTCGAGACCGACCACGAACTGGTCGCCATCGTCGCGGTCGCCGAAAACGGCGTCATCGGCCGCGACGGTGAGATGCCCTGGCACCTTCCGGAAGACCTGAAACACTTCAAGCAGGTCACGACCGGCCACCCCGTGATCATGGGCCGGGTCACCTACGAGAGCATCCTCGAGGGGCTCGGCGAACCCCTCCCCGGTCGGACGACGGTCGTCCTCACGAGCCGCGACCTCGAGACGCCCGAGAACGTCGTCACCGCGAGCGATCTCGAGGAGGCGCTCGAGGCGGCCGACCGCGCCGCCGAGAAGCGCCACGACGGTGCCGATCGGATCTTCGTCGCCGGCGGGGCGACCGTCTACGAGCAGCTTCTCCCGGCGGTCGACCGACTGATCGTGACCGAAGTCCACGACAGCCCCGAGGGAGACGCGTACTTCCCGACGTGGGATCGCGAGGCGTGGCGAGAGGTCTCTCGAGACGAGCGCGACGGATTCGCGTTCGTCGAGTACGTGCGTCGGTAG